A single Perca flavescens isolate YP-PL-M2 chromosome 2, PFLA_1.0, whole genome shotgun sequence DNA region contains:
- the helt gene encoding hairy and enhancer of split-related protein helt yields MASKMKDRKRTPISHKVIEKRRRDRINRCLNELGKTVPMALAKQNSGKLEKAEILEMTVQYLRALHSADFPRGREKGELLAEFANYFHYGYHECMKNLVHYLTTEDRAETKDIKYARILAFLQSKSRVVTEPVFGSVASMPEPSDYLSQLHSSPEHQSHSPSDSVYQQSPPGHFSWHSSTRSPGISYPTVPLSAHTQQHGGYLSPVQGLDHHYFNFIGHTHANTFSLHSAQHAM; encoded by the exons ATGGCATCTAAAATGAAAGACAGGAAG AGAACTCCCATCTCCCACAAAGTCATTGAGAAGCGAAGACGGGACCGCATTAATCGCTGCCTTAACGAATTAGGAAAAACTGTACCAATGGCCCTGGCAAAACAG AACTCTGGGAAACTGGAGAAAGCTGAAATCTTGGAAATGACAGTTCAGTACCTGCGAGCGCTCCACTCAGCAGATTTCCCCCGTGGGAGAGAAAAAG GCGAGCTGCTGGCTGAGTTTGCAAACTACTTCCACTACGGATACCACGAGTGTATGAAGAACCTGGTGCATTACCTGACCACAGAGGACAGGGCTGAAACCAAAGACATCAAGTACGCACGGATCCTCGCCTTCTTACAGTCTAAATCCCGTGTGGTCACCGAGCCTGTCTTCGGCTCCGTCGCCTCGATGCCAGAACCGTCTGACTACCTCAGCCAGCTGCACTCCTCTCCGGAGCACCAAAGCCACAGTCCGTCTGACTCCGTGTACCAGCAGAGTCCACCGGGACACTTCTCCTGGCACAGCTCGACCCGCAGCCCGGGCATCTCGTACCCAACAGTGCCGCTCTCTgcgcacacacagcagcacGGTGGATACTTGTCACCGGTTCAGGGACTCGATCATCACTATTTCAACTTTATCGGTCACACGCACGCAAACACGTTTAGTTTACACAGTGCGCAACATGCCATGTAA